The following are from one region of the Salmo salar chromosome ssa27, Ssal_v3.1, whole genome shotgun sequence genome:
- the LOC106588301 gene encoding uncharacterized protein, giving the protein MASISMTERDTSGSTGSNVDPLLTTHELIEIHPVDNIKVDLNEEGTVRRCTVGTKNVKPNKTVLLMGATGVGKSTLINYIANYIFGVNFEDNKRFQLIPDEKKCQTVSQTTAITVYEIFGHEGDRVPFSVTIIDTPGFGDTNGIEQDQLITKNLQELFESKNGVHQIDAVCFVVREDEVRLTLTQRYIFESILSIFGKDIEKNILALVTFARRGNHPPPALKAIMEAGIPCSKEKLKFNITSFTNRSADPEIITNNKRNWSMGEKSMTKFINLLTTLETRSLQLTQEVLAERRHLEACIDGIEDQLKITLDKQIELKEIQNVLKGNKEMIDAQKDFEFVVITNTFVRIESEKMATNCNNCGMTCHLRCPLAPQKLLFLCEAMRNRQCKICPGKCSWKDHVKEKVVYQRAPKVVKKTYNNIQFEYGQGVGGTITSEDMEEKIQSEIQESEDKGNKLLETSYKCVARLEEIALRPNPLTAEEYIDLLIHRETENINRVKKLQEMKAKALLISSMTKEKIEQGTGWVLKKMKGLTLHD; this is encoded by the exons ATGGCTTCCATTTCCATGACCGAGAG GGACACAAGCGGTAGCACTGGATCAAATGTAGACCCTTTGCTAACTACACACGAGTTGATTGAAATTCATCCAGTGGACAATATCAAAGTTGACCTGAATGAGGAGGGAACAGTTAGAAGATGCACAGTAGGCACAAAAAATGTGAAGCCAAATAAAACAGTGTTACTCATGGGAGCGACTGGAGTGGGAAAATCAACTCTCATCAACTATATTGCCAACTACATCTTCGGGGTCAATTTCGAGGACAACAAAAGATTCCAATTAATCCCAGATGAAAAAAAGTGTCAAACTGTATCTCAAACTACTGCCATCACCGTGTATGAAATCTTTGGCCATGAAGGAGACCGTGTTCCTTTTTCAGTTACAATCATCGACACTCCAGGATTTGGAGACACAAATGGGATTGAACAAGATCAACTCATTACTAAAAACCTTCAAGAATTGTTTGAGTCCAAAAATGGAGTGCACCAAATTGATgccgtgtgttttgttgttagagaggaTGAGGTTCGTCTCACCCTCACCCAACGCTACATCTTTGAGTCCATCCTTTCCATATTTGGAAAAGACATTGAAAAAAACATCCTGGCACTCGTCACATTTGCAAGGAGAGGCAATCATCCTCCCCCTGCTCTTAAAGCCATAATGGAAGCTGGGATTCCATGTTCAAAAGAGAAACTGAAATTCAACATTACATCTTTCACAAACAGATCAGCTGATCCAgaaataataacaaataataaaagAAATTGGTCAATGGGAGAGAAAAGCATGACAAAGTTCATCAACCTACTAACAACACTGGAAACAAGAAGCTTGCAGCTGACCCAAGAAGTGCTAGCGGAACGCAGACATCTTGAGGCTTGTATTGATGGGATAGAAGATCAGCTAAAGATAACCCTTGACAAACAGATCGAACTTAAAGAAATTCAGAACGTCTTGAAAGGAAACAAGGAAATGATAGATGCTCAAAAAGATTTTGAATTTGTGGTCATCACTAACACATTTGTAAGAATTGAATCTGAAAAGATGGCAACCAACTGCAACAACTGTGGAATGACTTGTCATCTAAGGTGTCCATTAGCCCCACAGAAGCTGTTATTTCTTTGTGAAGCCATGAGAAACCGGCAGTGTAAAATTTGCCCCGGAAAATGTTCCTGGAAAGATCATGTCAAAGAAAAGGTGGTATACCAGAGGGCCCCCAAAGTAGTGAAGAAAACATACAATAATATACAATTTGAGTATGGACAGGGAGTAGGTGGAACAATCACATCAGAGGATATGGAGGAGAAGATTCAGTCTGAGATACAAGAATCAGAAGACAAAGGAAACAAACTGCTCGAGACTTCATACAAATGTGTGGCAAGACTAGAGGAGATTGCACTAAGGCCCAATCCATTGACAGCAGAGGAATACATTGATCTTCTGATTCATAGAGAAACCGAAAATATCAACAGGGTAAAGAAACTTCAGGAAATGAAGGCGAAAGCTCTGCTGATATCTTCAATGACCAAGGAAAAAATTGAACAAGGCACTGGATGGGTTCTTAAAAAAATGAAAGGATTGACATTGCATGATTAG